Proteins co-encoded in one Nothobranchius furzeri strain GRZ-AD chromosome 4, NfurGRZ-RIMD1, whole genome shotgun sequence genomic window:
- the si:ch211-216l23.2 gene encoding nuclear receptor coactivator 5, whose protein sequence is MSSWAKSGSGGRRPGSSNGSAQSVRLYRRAAPYPSREERTEELKDALESYEELEQLQTFSSVKVETFKHQPTVVKAESCTPADRRKTLYQKFYRQVQEERKPADCVVLSVTNKCLDYPKSLSQSLQERGLSVEMLFLQVESGLTRALQDVRADGSPLCILVEQKNIALSSCTVIIFSESLKIHRNMPKDQALDFVQAEYSRGLVKESPQKDPADIAAEASQLLDDFLDREKVARHIVPSETRNLLLLLAEGVHLYAEELETISEYVSSRQDHLQAMALDTEDEKGEMVPSGLGKPPPLLPTPPGPTQPAPLPGGSLLEFSQPSPAPLLPTPGSFTKSKPPPLLSLHRIPSLPLGPPIPRGGPSGHYGGPGSSRGPLLHHGPLLHLGPRGPHGARMGPPSLQGSRPPLLSGPGIPHLRLSGPRH, encoded by the exons ATGTCGTCTTGGGCAAAATCCGGCTCAGGAGGACGGAGGCCCGGCAGTTCTAACGGAAG TGCTCAGTCTGTCCGTTTGTACCGGAGGGCAGCTCCATACCCGAGCAGGGAGGAGAGGACCGAAGAGCTAAAGGATGCCTTGGAAAG TTATGAAGAACTGGAACAACTTCAGACCTTCTCTAGTGTCAAAGTGGAAACGTTCAAGCATCAGCCGACAG TCGTGAAGGCTGAGAGCTGCACCCCGGCAGACAGACGTAAAACCCTGTACCAGAAGTTCTACAGACAGGTCCAGGAGGAGAGGAAACCGGCCGACTGCGTGGTCCTCTCGGTCACCAACAAGTGCCT GGATTACCCCAAATCGCTGAGCCAGAGCTTGCAGGAGCGTGGTCTATCGGTTGAAATGCTTTTCCTACAAGTGGAATCGGGCCTGACCCGGGCCCTGCAGGATGTCCGCGCTGATGGCTCCCCATTATGCATACTGGTGGAGCAGAAAAACATAGCTCTGTCTTCCTGCACAGTTATCATATTTTCAGAATCCCTCAAAA TCCACCGCAACATGCCTAAAGACCAGGCCCTGGACTTTGTCCAAGCCGAGTACAGCCGCGGACTCGTCAAAGAATCCCCCCAGAAGGACCCTGCGGATATCGCAGCCGAGGCGTCGCAGCTGTTGGACGACTTCCTGGATCGAGAAAAGGTCGCACGGCACATCGTTCCTTCTGAGACACGGAATCTGCTCTTGCTTTTAGCCGAGGGGGTGCATCTGTACGCTGAGGAGTTGGAAACCATTTCGGAGTATGTCAGCTCTCGACAGGACCACCTGCAAG CGATGGCCTTAGACACCGAGGACGAGAAGGGGGAGATGGTGCCTTCTGGACTGGGGAAACCGCCTCCTCTGCTCCCTACTCCTCCTGGACCTACTCAGCCTGCACCACTACCGGGAGGGTCCCTTTTGGAATTTTCCCAGCCTTCACCCGCACCTCTCCTGCCTACACCAG GTTCTTTTACCAAATCCAAACCTCCGCCGCTCCTTTCATTGCATCGGATTCCCAGTCTGCCCCTAGGGCCTCCAATCCCAAGAGGGGGCCCATCCGGACATTACGGCGGCCCAGGTTCATCCCGGGGACCCCTCCTCCATCACGGACCTCTACTCCACCTTGGCCCCAGGGGCCCACACGGGGCCAGGATGGGTCCTCCGTCGCTACAGGGCTCCCGTCCTCCACTGCTGTCTGGCCCAG GTATACCTCACCTACGACTGAGTGGACCGCGGCACTaa